A stretch of the Streptococcus suis genome encodes the following:
- a CDS encoding replicative DNA helicase, whose amino-acid sequence MAELEELRVQPQDILAEQSVLGAIFLDEGKLVFVREYIEAEDFFKHAHKLIFKAMIALSDRNEAIDATTMRNYLVNHGDLENIGGLAYLAEVISSVPTAANAEFYAKIVAEKSNLRKLIARLTDAVNQAYEGADGSDDIIANAEKALIDVSEGASRSGFKRIDDVLNINFDNLETRAKQTSDITGIATGYPALDAMTTGLHEEELIILAARPAVGKTAFALNIAQNIGTKLGLTVAIFSLEMGAESLVDRMLASEGVINSRAIRTGHLTQEEWNKYMVAQANLARASIYIDDTPGIKITEIRSRSRKLAQETGNLGLILIDYLQLITGTGRENRQQEVSEISRQLKILAKELKVPVIALSQLSRGVEQRQDKRPVLSDIRESGSIEQDADIVAFLYRDDYYERGEQEDGGIPNNTVEVIIEKNRSGARGTVELMFQKEYNKFASISKREDG is encoded by the coding sequence TTGGCAGAGTTAGAAGAATTACGAGTACAACCTCAGGATATTTTAGCGGAGCAGTCCGTTTTAGGCGCGATTTTTCTTGATGAAGGAAAGCTTGTTTTTGTCCGTGAGTATATTGAGGCGGAAGACTTTTTCAAACATGCCCACAAGTTAATTTTTAAAGCGATGATTGCCCTTTCTGACAGGAATGAGGCAATTGATGCGACAACCATGCGCAACTATCTTGTCAACCATGGTGATTTGGAAAATATTGGTGGCTTGGCTTATTTGGCGGAAGTCATCAGTTCTGTACCGACAGCAGCCAATGCGGAATTCTATGCCAAGATTGTTGCGGAGAAATCGAATCTTCGTAAGTTGATTGCCCGTTTGACGGATGCAGTCAATCAAGCCTATGAAGGAGCTGATGGCTCAGATGACATTATTGCTAATGCTGAAAAAGCTTTAATTGATGTCAGTGAGGGAGCAAGTCGGAGTGGCTTTAAGAGAATTGACGACGTTCTAAATATCAACTTTGATAACTTAGAAACACGCGCCAAACAGACATCCGATATTACAGGTATCGCGACTGGCTATCCTGCTCTTGATGCTATGACAACGGGCTTGCATGAGGAAGAGTTGATTATTCTTGCGGCTCGTCCTGCGGTTGGTAAAACGGCATTTGCTCTCAATATTGCACAAAATATCGGTACAAAACTGGGTTTGACAGTTGCTATCTTCTCTTTGGAGATGGGTGCAGAAAGCTTGGTTGACCGTATGCTCGCTTCTGAGGGAGTTATCAATTCGAGGGCTATTCGTACGGGTCACCTAACGCAAGAGGAATGGAACAAGTACATGGTGGCTCAAGCTAATTTGGCTCGAGCAAGTATCTACATTGATGATACTCCAGGTATCAAGATTACCGAAATTCGCTCGCGTTCTCGTAAATTGGCGCAGGAGACTGGGAATTTGGGTTTGATTTTGATTGACTATCTCCAATTGATTACTGGAACCGGTCGAGAAAACCGTCAACAAGAAGTTTCAGAGATTTCTCGACAATTGAAAATTCTAGCCAAGGAATTAAAAGTTCCAGTTATTGCTCTAAGCCAGTTGTCTCGTGGTGTGGAGCAACGTCAAGATAAACGTCCTGTATTGTCTGATATCCGTGAGTCAGGGTCTATTGAGCAGGATGCGGATATCGTTGCCTTCTTGTATCGTGATGATTATTATGAACGCGGAGAGCAAGAAGATGGTGGCATTCCAAACAATACGGTTGAAGTTATCATAGAAAAAAACCGTTCCGGTGCGCGTGGTACTGTGGAACTAATGTTCCAAAAAGAATATAATAAATTTGCAAGTATTTCCAAGAGAGAGGATGGCTAG
- a CDS encoding 50S ribosomal protein L9, with protein sequence MKVIFLADVKGQGKKGEIKEVPTGYAQNFLIKKNLAKEATNQAISVLRGQEKSKEKAHAEMMAEAESIKAKLAEETTLVTFVEKVGPDGRTFGSITSKKIAEELDKQFGIKIDKRHIQLDHPIRAIGLIEVPVKIYQDVTGLIQLSIKEA encoded by the coding sequence ATGAAAGTAATCTTTTTAGCAGATGTTAAAGGACAAGGAAAAAAGGGCGAAATCAAGGAAGTTCCAACGGGTTATGCTCAAAATTTCTTGATCAAAAAAAACTTGGCAAAAGAAGCTACAAATCAAGCAATTAGCGTACTTCGTGGCCAAGAAAAATCAAAAGAAAAAGCTCATGCGGAGATGATGGCAGAGGCTGAAAGTATTAAAGCTAAATTGGCTGAAGAAACGACCTTGGTGACCTTTGTTGAAAAAGTTGGTCCAGATGGGCGTACATTTGGTTCTATTACGAGCAAGAAAATTGCAGAAGAATTGGATAAACAATTTGGAATCAAGATTGACAAACGTCATATTCAATTAGATCACCCTATTCGTGCGATTGGTTTGATTGAAGTTCCTGTTAAAATTTATCAGGATGTAACAGGTCTTATTCAATTGAGCATCAAAGAAGCCTAG
- a CDS encoding DHH family phosphoesterase: protein MKKFRFSTIHFVMIGVILFGLVSVLHRMFPMGIVTVFALFLSLVLLVSLFVYQKYSYEFSELEQIEYLNTQANSGLMKLLDKMPIGVIKVKTDSNQVEWFNPFAELIFAKENGEFDEKKLREIIDVGLDEERTYANFSGKRYTVNVDFDQGLFYFFDASTEYTATNSLIGSRPVIGIISVDNYDELENSVTDFQISQVNSFLAQFVSDFCHEYGIYYRRGTMDRFYFFTDYAVLEKLIQNKFSVIDKFREEAKKLELGLTLSMGIAFGNENHHQIGQAALQNLNMAEVRGGDQVVVKENDESKQPLFFGGGSASSVKRTRTRTRAMMTAVSDKLKSVDAVFVVGHRNLDMDALGSAVGMQYFAQNIMNNAYTVYNPDEMAPDIERAVKKLSEENCSNLITIDEALKLVTYESLLIMVDHSKIGLTLSQKLFEKFNQVVVVDHHRRDTDFPDNAILTYIESGASSASELVTELIQFQNDKHHKLNRLQSSLLMAGIMLDTKNFTSRVTSRTFDVASYLRTRGSDSLEIQQISATDFEEYRQINELILRGQKVEPHVVVVCADETKDYDNIIPSKAANTILDMAGIEAVFVLTKNIKGYVAISARSHSKVNVQRIMEEMGGGGHFNLAAAQVYDQTIEEVCETLTTIIREEIKDS, encoded by the coding sequence ATGAAAAAGTTTCGTTTTTCGACAATTCATTTTGTCATGATAGGTGTGATATTATTTGGTTTGGTTTCAGTTCTCCATCGAATGTTTCCAATGGGCATTGTTACGGTCTTTGCGCTCTTCTTAAGTCTCGTCTTGCTCGTATCTTTATTTGTATACCAGAAGTATTCATATGAATTTAGTGAGTTGGAGCAGATTGAGTATTTAAATACTCAGGCAAATTCTGGATTAATGAAGCTGTTAGATAAAATGCCAATCGGTGTCATTAAAGTAAAAACTGACAGTAATCAGGTTGAATGGTTTAATCCATTTGCAGAATTAATATTTGCAAAAGAAAATGGGGAGTTTGATGAAAAAAAACTCCGAGAAATCATTGATGTGGGATTGGATGAAGAGCGGACCTATGCAAATTTTTCAGGCAAAAGGTACACTGTAAATGTTGACTTTGATCAAGGATTGTTCTATTTTTTTGATGCATCCACAGAATACACAGCAACAAATAGCTTAATTGGCAGCAGACCGGTTATTGGCATTATTTCTGTTGACAACTATGATGAGTTAGAAAATTCAGTGACCGACTTTCAGATTAGCCAAGTAAATTCATTCTTAGCTCAATTTGTTTCAGATTTTTGCCACGAGTACGGTATTTATTACCGCCGTGGAACGATGGATCGATTTTATTTCTTTACAGATTATGCAGTTCTAGAGAAATTGATTCAGAATAAATTCTCAGTTATTGATAAGTTCCGAGAAGAAGCAAAAAAATTGGAGTTGGGTTTGACTTTAAGTATGGGGATTGCTTTTGGTAATGAGAATCATCATCAAATAGGACAAGCAGCACTTCAAAATTTAAATATGGCTGAAGTTCGTGGTGGCGACCAAGTTGTTGTCAAGGAAAATGATGAAAGCAAGCAGCCACTGTTTTTTGGAGGCGGTTCAGCTTCGTCAGTCAAACGAACACGAACACGGACACGGGCCATGATGACGGCTGTATCCGACAAACTGAAATCAGTGGATGCCGTTTTTGTTGTAGGACATCGTAATTTAGACATGGATGCGCTCGGCTCAGCAGTAGGGATGCAATATTTTGCACAAAATATTATGAATAATGCCTATACGGTGTATAATCCAGATGAAATGGCTCCGGATATTGAACGTGCTGTGAAGAAATTGTCGGAAGAAAATTGCTCTAATTTAATCACGATTGATGAAGCACTAAAATTAGTCACTTATGAGTCCTTACTCATTATGGTAGACCATTCTAAGATTGGATTGACCTTGTCACAAAAACTATTTGAGAAGTTTAATCAAGTGGTTGTTGTGGATCACCATCGTAGGGATACGGATTTTCCAGATAATGCGATTCTGACCTATATCGAAAGTGGAGCAAGCTCTGCAAGTGAGTTGGTAACGGAACTCATTCAGTTCCAGAATGATAAACACCATAAGTTAAATAGACTTCAATCAAGCCTTTTGATGGCGGGGATTATGCTGGATACCAAGAATTTCACGTCACGCGTGACTAGTCGTACATTTGACGTAGCTAGTTATTTACGTACACGTGGCAGTGATAGTTTGGAAATTCAACAAATTTCTGCGACAGACTTTGAAGAATATCGTCAGATTAATGAGTTAATTTTACGAGGGCAAAAAGTTGAACCACATGTGGTCGTTGTTTGTGCTGATGAGACGAAAGACTATGACAATATAATCCCAAGTAAAGCAGCTAATACTATTTTAGATATGGCAGGAATTGAAGCAGTATTTGTACTCACAAAAAATATCAAAGGCTATGTGGCAATTTCTGCGAGAAGTCATAGCAAAGTCAATGTTCAACGGATTATGGAAGAAATGGGCGGAGGCGGTCACTTTAATTTAGCTGCTGCCCAAGTGTATGATCAAACGATAGAAGAGGTTTGTGAAACACTCACTACGATAATACGGGAAGAAATAAAAGACAGTTAA
- the mnmG gene encoding tRNA uridine-5-carboxymethylaminomethyl(34) synthesis enzyme MnmG — protein MTHTFAENYDVIVIGAGHAGVEAGLAASRMGCKTLLATINLDMVAFMPCNPSIGGSAKGIVVREIDALGGEMGRNIDKTYIQMKMLNTGKGPAVRALRAQADKAEYAAEMKRTVERQENLTLRQTMIDEILVEDGKVVGVRTATDQKYSATAVVVTTGTALRGEIIIGDLKYSSGPNNSLSSITLADNLKELGLEIGRFKTGTPPRVNARTINYEETEIQPGDEKPNHFSFLSKDEDYLQDQVPCWLTYTNATSHEIINSNLHRAPMFSGIVKGIGPRYCPSIEDKIVRFADKERHQLFLEPEGRHTDEIYVQGLSTSLPEDVQRELVHSIKGLENAQMMRTGYAIEYDMVMPHQLRATLETKKISGLFTAGQTNGTSGYEEAAGQGIIAGINAALKVQDKPELILKRSDGYIGVMIDDLVTKGTVEPYRLLTSRAEYRLILRHDNADMRLTEIGRQVGLVDDERWQVFQIHKNQFDIEMKRLESIKLKPVKETNEKVVAMGFKPLTDALTAKEFMRRPDVTYADVVAFIGPAAEDLDAKTIELIETEVKYEGYIAKAMDQVDKMKRMEEKRIPADIDWDDIDSIATEARQKFKLISPETIGQASRISGVNPADISILMVYLEGRSRSIAKNKKKDSL, from the coding sequence ATGACACACACATTTGCAGAAAACTATGATGTCATCGTAATTGGAGCGGGGCATGCTGGTGTAGAAGCGGGCTTGGCAGCCAGTCGGATGGGTTGTAAGACCTTGCTTGCGACGATTAACTTGGATATGGTTGCGTTTATGCCCTGTAATCCATCTATTGGTGGCTCAGCCAAGGGGATTGTGGTACGGGAAATTGATGCCTTGGGTGGTGAAATGGGCCGAAACATTGACAAAACCTATATTCAGATGAAAATGCTCAATACCGGAAAGGGACCAGCTGTTCGTGCTTTACGGGCTCAGGCTGATAAGGCAGAATATGCAGCGGAAATGAAGCGAACGGTGGAGCGTCAAGAAAATTTGACCCTGCGTCAAACAATGATTGATGAGATTTTGGTCGAAGACGGTAAGGTTGTAGGTGTTCGTACTGCTACTGATCAGAAATATTCAGCAACAGCAGTCGTGGTAACGACTGGTACAGCCCTACGTGGTGAAATCATCATTGGAGATCTCAAGTATTCGTCAGGACCTAACAATAGCCTATCTTCTATCACGCTGGCGGATAATCTGAAAGAACTGGGTCTTGAAATTGGACGATTCAAAACAGGGACACCACCACGTGTGAATGCTCGTACTATAAACTACGAGGAGACAGAAATTCAACCAGGCGATGAAAAACCAAACCACTTTTCATTCTTGTCAAAGGATGAGGATTATTTACAAGACCAAGTTCCTTGTTGGTTGACCTATACCAATGCGACCAGCCATGAGATTATCAACAGTAATCTTCACCGAGCACCCATGTTTTCAGGTATTGTCAAGGGGATTGGTCCCCGTTATTGTCCATCTATCGAGGACAAGATTGTGCGTTTTGCCGACAAGGAACGCCACCAGCTTTTTCTAGAACCAGAAGGTCGTCATACAGATGAAATATATGTCCAAGGATTGTCGACTAGTTTGCCTGAGGATGTTCAAAGAGAGTTGGTTCATTCAATCAAGGGATTGGAAAATGCTCAAATGATGCGAACAGGTTATGCAATTGAGTATGACATGGTTATGCCTCATCAGTTGCGCGCTACATTGGAAACCAAAAAGATTTCAGGGCTGTTTACAGCAGGACAAACAAACGGAACATCAGGCTACGAAGAGGCAGCAGGCCAAGGGATTATTGCTGGTATTAATGCGGCCCTCAAGGTACAGGATAAACCAGAATTGATTTTGAAACGAAGCGATGGCTATATTGGGGTCATGATTGATGACCTAGTGACTAAGGGAACTGTTGAGCCTTATCGTCTCTTGACCAGTCGGGCTGAATACCGCTTGATTTTGCGTCATGATAATGCCGATATGCGCTTGACAGAAATCGGTCGTCAGGTTGGACTGGTAGACGATGAACGCTGGCAGGTCTTCCAAATCCACAAAAATCAATTTGATATCGAAATGAAACGTTTAGAGTCTATCAAACTCAAGCCAGTCAAAGAAACCAATGAAAAAGTTGTTGCAATGGGCTTTAAACCTTTAACTGATGCACTGACTGCAAAGGAATTCATGCGTCGCCCTGATGTAACGTATGCGGATGTTGTTGCATTTATTGGCCCTGCGGCAGAGGACTTAGATGCAAAAACAATTGAGTTGATTGAAACGGAAGTCAAGTATGAGGGATACATTGCTAAGGCCATGGATCAAGTTGATAAGATGAAACGCATGGAAGAAAAACGAATTCCAGCAGATATAGACTGGGATGATATTGATTCGATTGCAACCGAGGCTCGTCAAAAATTTAAGCTGATTTCCCCAGAAACAATTGGACAGGCAAGTCGGATTTCAGGCGTCAATCCCGCAGATATTTCCATCCTAATGGTATATTTAGAAGGACGCAGTCGCTCTATTGCGAAAAATAAGAAGAAAGATAGCCTTTAG
- a CDS encoding NUDIX domain-containing protein, which produces MDFRTRIDNQVFGVRATALIIKDGKIFLTKDSKGRYYTIGGAIAVNEVAADAVVREVKEELGVDSCVNKLAFVVENQFTQGSIAFHNIEFHFIVEPIGEMPDEMIEGKLKQTCEWIDVDKLVNLDVVPAFLAEELPNWDGQIKHIINMKEKTT; this is translated from the coding sequence ATGGATTTTAGAACTAGAATTGACAATCAGGTCTTCGGTGTTCGTGCCACTGCATTGATTATAAAAGATGGGAAAATATTTCTCACGAAGGACTCTAAGGGGCGCTATTATACCATTGGCGGTGCTATTGCGGTCAATGAGGTGGCGGCAGATGCGGTTGTTCGAGAAGTCAAAGAAGAATTAGGGGTTGACAGTTGTGTCAACAAACTAGCTTTTGTCGTTGAAAATCAATTTACACAAGGAAGCATAGCTTTTCACAATATCGAGTTTCATTTTATCGTCGAGCCTATTGGAGAAATGCCTGATGAAATGATAGAAGGCAAGTTGAAGCAAACTTGTGAATGGATTGACGTTGACAAACTTGTCAACCTAGATGTTGTGCCAGCTTTTCTGGCAGAGGAATTGCCAAACTGGGACGGGCAAATCAAACACATCATCAATATGAAGGAGAAAACAACATGA
- a CDS encoding NUDIX hydrolase: MPVKLIAHVLLTVADSHLIIQRSQIKRGKPNVFPQYWDIPGGRVEENELPRDAAVRECFEETGISLAKENLTIIHEDSQFDDEKEAVFTRLVYEVKLPEQPKTILLDPEEHTDFLWITSRDENKKNLVPYLDEILEKRRKNGF; encoded by the coding sequence ATGCCTGTCAAACTGATTGCCCATGTTTTACTGACTGTTGCAGACAGTCATCTGATTATTCAGCGTTCGCAAATTAAGCGTGGTAAGCCCAATGTTTTTCCTCAATATTGGGACATTCCAGGCGGTCGTGTCGAGGAGAATGAATTGCCTCGTGATGCTGCTGTTCGAGAATGCTTTGAAGAAACTGGCATTTCGCTAGCCAAGGAAAATTTGACCATTATCCATGAAGATAGTCAGTTTGATGATGAGAAAGAGGCGGTGTTTACAAGGCTGGTCTATGAAGTGAAACTTCCTGAACAGCCCAAAACAATTCTTCTTGATCCAGAAGAGCATACTGACTTTCTATGGATTACTAGCCGCGATGAAAACAAGAAAAACTTAGTTCCATATCTCGATGAAATTTTAGAAAAGAGAAGGAAGAATGGATTTTAG
- a CDS encoding 4-deoxy-L-threo-5-hexosulose-uronate ketol-isomerase, translated as MRVVVIQASTRTEINQLLFNTVCEAVGGPHEVVNLGVFPEEIENYSYVEVAVMISLLIETCAADFIVTGCSSGQGMMMACNSLPGLRCGFVQTPQDAYLFGRINNGNVVSLPLGLNFGWSGELNLRYTLEKLFDGEFNTGYPVQDAERKKKEATELVHLHQLTTRSFLEILPNFDEHLLTKILRRKTFVDYIYQNGTNKLLLEKLMAYKV; from the coding sequence ATGCGTGTTGTAGTTATTCAAGCTAGTACAAGAACAGAGATCAACCAGCTCTTGTTTAATACAGTTTGTGAAGCTGTGGGCGGACCACATGAAGTTGTCAATCTAGGCGTATTTCCAGAAGAAATAGAAAACTACTCCTATGTGGAAGTGGCTGTTATGATTAGTTTGTTGATTGAAACATGTGCAGCTGACTTTATTGTAACAGGGTGTTCTTCTGGTCAAGGAATGATGATGGCTTGCAATAGTTTACCAGGTTTACGTTGTGGATTTGTTCAAACACCTCAGGATGCCTATCTATTTGGTCGGATTAACAACGGTAATGTAGTTTCTTTGCCACTAGGCTTAAATTTTGGTTGGTCTGGCGAGTTGAATTTGCGTTATACCTTGGAAAAATTATTTGATGGAGAATTTAATACAGGCTATCCAGTTCAAGATGCTGAACGTAAAAAGAAGGAAGCAACTGAATTAGTGCATCTTCATCAGTTGACAACACGCTCTTTTTTGGAAATTTTACCAAACTTTGATGAGCATCTATTGACTAAAATTTTAAGAAGAAAAACGTTTGTCGATTATATTTATCAAAACGGAACGAATAAACTCCTTTTAGAAAAGTTAATGGCTTATAAGGTTTGA
- the mnmA gene encoding tRNA 2-thiouridine(34) synthase MnmA, whose product MSIDNSKTRVVVGMSGGVDSSVTALLLKEQGYDVIGIFMKNWDDTDENSFCTATEDYKDVAAVADQIGIPYYSVNFEKEYWDRVFEYFLAEYRAGRTPNPDVMCNKEIKFKAFLDYAMNLGADFVATGHYAQVTRDDDGTVHMLRGADNGKDQTYFLSQLSQEQLQKTMFPLGHLQKPQVREIAERAGLATAKKKDSTGICFIGEKNFKEFLGQYLPAQPGRMMTVDGRDMGEHAGLMYYTIGQRGGLGIGGQIGGDNEPWFVVGKDLSKNILYVGQGFYHESLMSTSLQASQVHFTRDMPEEFTLECTAKFRYRQPDSQVTVKVKGDKAEVIFAEPQRAITPGQAVVFYDGQECLGGGMIDMAYRDGEACQYI is encoded by the coding sequence ATGTCAATAGACAATTCTAAAACCCGTGTTGTTGTCGGTATGAGTGGTGGTGTGGATTCATCGGTTACAGCTTTGTTGCTTAAAGAACAAGGCTACGATGTCATCGGCATCTTCATGAAAAACTGGGACGACACGGACGAAAATAGCTTCTGTACAGCAACAGAAGATTACAAAGATGTGGCTGCGGTGGCAGACCAAATCGGCATTCCTTATTACTCTGTCAACTTTGAAAAAGAGTATTGGGACCGTGTGTTTGAATATTTCCTTGCGGAATATCGAGCTGGCCGTACACCCAATCCAGATGTCATGTGTAACAAGGAAATTAAGTTTAAAGCTTTCTTGGATTACGCCATGAATTTGGGAGCAGATTTTGTGGCGACGGGGCACTATGCTCAAGTAACACGTGATGATGATGGCACCGTTCACATGCTACGTGGGGCAGACAATGGCAAGGATCAGACCTACTTCCTTAGCCAACTATCACAGGAACAACTGCAGAAAACCATGTTTCCGCTCGGCCATTTACAAAAGCCTCAGGTAAGAGAAATAGCAGAGCGAGCAGGCTTGGCGACAGCTAAGAAAAAAGACTCGACAGGGATCTGCTTTATCGGTGAAAAGAACTTCAAAGAATTTTTAGGACAATATTTGCCAGCCCAGCCCGGTCGGATGATGACGGTAGATGGCCGTGATATGGGCGAACATGCAGGACTTATGTACTATACGATTGGTCAGCGGGGCGGGCTTGGTATCGGCGGACAAATCGGTGGGGACAATGAGCCTTGGTTTGTTGTCGGAAAAGATCTGTCGAAAAATATCCTTTATGTCGGTCAAGGTTTCTATCATGAGTCCTTGATGTCAACATCTTTACAGGCTAGTCAAGTTCACTTTACACGTGATATGCCGGAAGAATTCACGTTGGAATGCACAGCTAAGTTCCGCTATCGTCAACCAGATAGTCAAGTAACTGTCAAGGTAAAAGGTGACAAGGCAGAAGTTATCTTTGCAGAGCCACAAAGAGCCATCACACCAGGACAAGCCGTTGTTTTCTATGACGGACAAGAATGTCTTGGCGGTGGTATGATTGATATGGCTTACAGGGACGGGGAAGCTTGTCAGTATATTTAG
- the sdaAB gene encoding L-serine ammonia-lyase, iron-sulfur-dependent, subunit beta: MTNLKFQSVFDIIGPVMIGPSSSHTAGAVRIGKIVSSIFGEQPTEVEFQLYNSFAKTYRGHGTDVALVAGILGMDTDDPRIPNSLDIARERGIKVYWRVNKESNTPHPNTTRIIIKNEKKSISATGVSIGGGNIQVTELNGFSVNLNMNTPTIIIVHQDVPGMIAKVTDILSKFDINIAQMNVTREKAGEKAIMIIEVDSRQCEHAIPEIEKIPHLHNITFFN; encoded by the coding sequence ATGACAAATTTAAAATTTCAATCGGTCTTTGATATTATTGGACCAGTCATGATTGGACCTTCTTCCAGTCACACAGCAGGTGCAGTCCGTATCGGCAAGATTGTCTCATCTATCTTTGGAGAGCAACCCACCGAAGTTGAATTCCAACTCTACAACTCCTTCGCTAAAACATACCGAGGGCATGGTACTGATGTAGCCTTGGTCGCAGGTATTCTAGGTATGGATACGGATGATCCGCGGATTCCTAACTCTTTAGATATTGCGAGGGAACGTGGTATCAAAGTTTACTGGCGTGTCAACAAAGAGAGTAATACACCCCATCCCAATACAACGCGAATCATAATAAAGAATGAGAAAAAATCTATTTCTGCAACAGGTGTATCCATTGGAGGAGGAAATATTCAGGTAACGGAACTAAATGGTTTTTCTGTCAATCTGAATATGAACACCCCAACCATCATTATTGTTCATCAAGATGTCCCAGGTATGATTGCAAAAGTTACCGATATTTTATCTAAATTTGATATTAATATTGCTCAAATGAATGTCACTCGTGAAAAAGCAGGGGAAAAAGCCATCATGATTATTGAGGTGGACTCGCGTCAATGTGAACATGCTATCCCAGAAATTGAAAAAATCCCTCACTTGCACAATATTACCTTCTTTAACTAG
- the sdaAA gene encoding L-serine ammonia-lyase, iron-sulfur-dependent, subunit alpha, whose product MFYTIEELVSQAEQFSGSVSELMIATEIELTGRNRDEILTIMSRNLTVMKNSIIDGLSESKSVSGLTGGDAAKLDAYIKGGMTLSDTSILSAARNAMAVNELNAKMGLVCATPTAGSAGCLPAVLGVAIDKLKLTEEQQLDFIFTAGAFGLVIANNASISGAEGGCQAEVGSASAMSAAALTLAAGGTAYQASQAICFVIKNMLGLICDPVAGLVEVPCVKRNAMGASYAMVAADMALAGIESKIPADEVINAMYQVGAALPTAFRETAEGGLAATPTGRRLAQEIFGEKE is encoded by the coding sequence ATGTTTTATACAATTGAAGAATTGGTTTCACAGGCAGAACAGTTTTCTGGTAGCGTCTCAGAACTAATGATTGCTACTGAAATAGAGCTAACTGGTCGGAACCGTGACGAAATATTGACAATAATGTCAAGAAACTTGACAGTAATGAAAAATTCTATTATTGATGGTCTCTCCGAAAGTAAATCTGTTTCAGGATTGACAGGTGGGGACGCAGCAAAACTCGACGCATATATAAAAGGTGGAATGACACTGTCCGACACCTCCATACTGTCAGCAGCTAGAAATGCCATGGCTGTCAATGAACTAAACGCTAAGATGGGTCTTGTTTGTGCCACTCCGACTGCTGGCTCTGCCGGATGTTTACCAGCTGTTTTAGGAGTTGCCATTGACAAGTTGAAGTTGACAGAAGAGCAACAACTTGACTTTATCTTTACAGCTGGTGCCTTTGGTCTTGTCATTGCCAACAATGCTTCTATTTCTGGAGCAGAGGGTGGGTGTCAAGCTGAAGTTGGTTCAGCTTCTGCTATGTCTGCTGCCGCACTAACATTAGCTGCAGGCGGGACAGCGTATCAAGCTAGTCAAGCTATCTGCTTTGTTATCAAAAATATGCTTGGTCTCATCTGTGATCCAGTCGCTGGCCTAGTAGAAGTGCCTTGTGTCAAGAGAAACGCGATGGGCGCTAGCTATGCTATGGTAGCTGCTGATATGGCATTAGCTGGTATTGAATCAAAGATTCCTGCTGATGAGGTAATAAATGCTATGTATCAAGTAGGTGCTGCTTTACCAACAGCCTTTCGTGAAACAGCCGAAGGCGGGCTTGCTGCTACACCGACTGGTCGGCGACTTGCACAGGAGATTTTTGGGGAAAAAGAATGA
- a CDS encoding histidine phosphatase family protein: protein MKTKVYFIRHAEPNYDNHDDISRELSPKGLQDSQQIVTILRDEQIDYFYSSPYKRAIDTILPLAAFHQKETYHIAHFRERKITTHWIEDFNSFTEKQWADFSYHLPGGESLQEVQERNVMALLTLLDRHQGKTLVIGTHGTALSTILRYYQPTYSIKDFNRIKHIFPYMICLTFDDFSLVSMQEIPL from the coding sequence ATGAAAACCAAAGTTTATTTTATTAGACATGCCGAACCTAACTACGACAATCACGATGACATTTCTCGTGAACTCTCACCTAAAGGTTTACAAGATAGTCAACAAATTGTAACTATTTTACGCGATGAGCAGATTGATTATTTCTATTCTAGTCCTTATAAGAGAGCTATTGACACAATTTTACCTCTGGCAGCCTTCCATCAGAAAGAAACATATCATATTGCACATTTCCGTGAACGGAAAATAACAACTCACTGGATTGAAGATTTTAATAGTTTTACCGAAAAGCAGTGGGCTGATTTTTCCTATCATCTTCCCGGAGGTGAATCCTTACAAGAAGTACAGGAAAGAAATGTTATGGCTCTCCTCACCTTACTTGATAGACATCAGGGGAAGACACTAGTGATTGGCACCCATGGAACAGCATTATCAACGATTTTACGCTACTATCAGCCTACTTATTCTATCAAAGATTTCAATCGGATCAAACACATTTTTCCTTATATGATTTGTTTAACCTTTGATGACTTTTCCCTTGTGTCAATGCAAGAAATTCCTTTATAA